One Triticum dicoccoides isolate Atlit2015 ecotype Zavitan chromosome 5B, WEW_v2.0, whole genome shotgun sequence genomic window carries:
- the LOC119306607 gene encoding zinc finger protein ZAT8-like, with protein sequence MGAGMKRAREEEPAVSLALSLSTDSSASTTTSDNSACAPAAAAAAPRKRARRGRVVVTSGEGEFVCKTCGRAFATFQALGGHRTSHLRGRHGLELGVGVARAIRERQRRGDKEPHDCHICGLGFETGQALGGHMRRHREEMALDRWFAVSDQEAGHQAAADRLPVLLELFV encoded by the coding sequence ATGGGAGCGGGGATGAAGCGCGCGAGGGAGGAGGAGCCAGCTGTGTCGCTGGCGCTGTCTCTCAGCACGGACTCCTCGGCGTCGACTACGACGTCGGACAACTCGGCCTGTGCGCCGGCGGCAGCGGCCGCAGCGCCAAGGAAGAGGGCACGGCGGGGGAGGGTGGTGGTCACTTCGGGGGAGGGAGAGTTCGTCTGCAAGACTTGCGGCCGGGCCTTCGCGACGTTTCAGGCGCTGGGCGGGCACCGGACGAGCCACCTCCGCGGCCGCCACGGGCTGGAGCTCGGCGTCGGCGTCGCCAGGGCCATCAGGGAGCGGCAAAGGCGCGGGGACAAGGAGCCGCACGATTGCCACATCTGCGGGCTGGGCTTCGAGACGGGCCAGGCGCTCGGCGGGCACATGCGGCGGCACCGCGAGGAGATGGCGCTCGACCGGTGGTTCGCGGTGTCAGATCAGGAGGCGGGGCACCAGGCCGCCGCCGACCGGCTGCCTGTCTTGCTCGAGCTGTTCGTCTAG
- the LOC119306608 gene encoding zinc finger protein ZAT7-like yields MVSSMKHHRDEAGASSSLSLSLALGAVADRSKKMRRGGVDGEFVCKTCGRSFPSFQALGGHRTSHLRGRHGLALGLAAGSDKPATKKTTDQKQAHQCHICGLEFEMGQALGGHMRRHRDEAVATTAQAPPVLLQLFV; encoded by the coding sequence ATGGTTTCGTCAATGAAGCATCACAGAGATGAGGCCGGCGCTTCCTcgtccctctccctctcgctggcCCTCGGCGCCGTGGCCGACCGAAGCAAGAAGATGCgccgcggcggcgtggacggcgagTTCGTGTGCAAGACGTGCGGCCGCTCGTTTCCGTCATTCCAGGCTCTGGGCGGGCACCGGACAAGCCACCTGCGCGGCCGCCACGGGCTCGCGCTCGGCCTCGCTGCCGGGTCCGATAAGCCGGCGACCAAGAAGACCACGGACCAGAAGCAGGCGCACCAGTGCCACATCTGCGGGCTCGAGTTCGAGATGGGGCAGGCGCTTGGCGGCCACATGCGCCGGCACCGTGACGAGGCGGTCGCCACCACGGCGCAGGCACCCCCCGTTCTGCTCCAGCTCTTCGTCTAG
- the LOC119306609 gene encoding zinc finger protein ZAT8-like, whose product MGAGMKRAREQEVLSLALSLSTDSTSSSSTTPADSASAPAMKRTRRGRVVATSGEGEFVCRTCGRAFTTFQALGGHRTSHLRGRHGLELGVGVARAIKKRKRQEDKQQHDCHIRGLGFETGQALGGHMRRLREDMALSGAIHRWVALSDQEATHQAASDRPPVLLQLFV is encoded by the coding sequence ATGGGGGCGGGAATGAAGCGCGCTAGGGAGCAGGAGGTACTGTCGCTCGCGCTGTCGCTGAGCACGGACTCGACGTCGTCGTCTTCCACGACGCCGGCCGACTCGGCCAGTGCGCCGGCCATGAAAAGGACGCGGCGGGGAAGAGTGGTGGCGACGTCGGGAGAAGGGGAGTTCGTGTGCAGGACGTGCGGCCGCGCCTTCACGACGTTCCAGGCGCTCGGGGGCCACCGGACCAGCCACCTCCGGGGGCGCCACGGGCTGGAGCTCGGCGTCGGTGTCGCCAGGGCCATCAAGAAGCGGAAGCGGCAGGAGGACAAGCAGCAGCACGATTGCCACATCCGTGGGCTGGGCTTCGAGACGGGCCAGGCGCTCGGCGGCCACATGCGTCGGCTCCGCGAGGATATGGCGCTCAGCGGCGCCATCCACCGGTGGGTCGCTCTGTCGGATCAGGAGGCGACGCACCAGGCCGCCTCCGACCGGCCGCCGGTCTTGCTCCAGCTATTCGTGTAG
- the LOC119306610 gene encoding glutathione S-transferase T3-like has protein sequence MAGHGRKKAAPPSQVMDGPDGQDPKYGAPPLPMGRPKAAAAAVAASNAWLAGHAAARSDSSLQVDWGNDVYPPGGFVNYLNNSSSFSLPQQIPPPPAMTHGANFAAPLTFASQKNPITAVKKRSKRTHVEIADDAGEGKTMKRLPWTSEEDDRLMSAWLKNSNDPIGGNFKKNDKYWGDVVADYNSNTPSDRKRQVNQAMNRWHRVNKMINNFHSIHGEISGVYASGQSNQQLMEKVHKAYENRHGGPFLLESTWQVVRHYPKWSTYNAELNGLKKIDVADLGKAEDHEAADSDDIPRPPGTKTAKRDGNGNDKKKLKSEDLEELEKFLEAQKEATKSRTDVLEVQKRIAADKLESSRLILLAAKENKEAKTRGKMLEQYGKLLTQDMAGMTEFQKAEHAIALKLMREELFPNARQ, from the exons ATGGCTGGCCATGGGAGGAAGAAAGCGGCGCCCCCATCCCAGGTGATGGACGGACCAGACGGACAAGACCCAAAATATGGCGCCCCTCCCCTGCCGATGGGGCGACCTAAAGCTGCCGCAGCAGCCGTAGCGGCATCGAACGCTTGGTTGGCTGGGCATGCTGCCGCTAGATCCGATTCTTCCCTTCAAGTTGATTG GGGAAATGATGTTTACCCACCTGGTGGTTTTGTAAATTATTTGAACAATTCATCGAGCTTCAGTCTTCCACAACAAATTCCTCCTCCACCAGCCATGACACATGGTGCTAATTTCGCGGCACCGCTGACATTTGCATCTCAAAAGAATCCAATTACAGCAGTGAAGAAACGATCCAAACGTACCCATGTTGAAATTGCGGATGATGCAGGAGAAGGTAAAACTATGAAGAGATTGCCATGGACATCAGAGGAGGATGATAGATTG ATGAGTGCTTGGCTCAAGAACTCAAATGATCCTATCGGTGGTaatttcaagaagaatgacaaataTTGGGGAGATGTGGTCGCGGACTACAATAGCAACACCCCCTCAGATCGCAAAAGACAAGTCAATCAAGCTATGAACCGATGGCATCGAGTTAACAAAATGATAAATAATTTCCATTCCATCCACGGGGAGATTAGCGGTGTATATGCTAGTGGGCAGTCCAATCAGCAATTGATGGAGAAAGTCCACAAAGCATATGAGAACAGACACGGAGGACCATTTCTTCTGGAAAGTACCTGGCAGGTTGTTCGTCACTATCCGAAGTGGTCTACGTACAATGCAGAACTGAATGGATTGAAGAAAATAGATGTGGCCGACCTGGGGAAGGCAGAGGATCATGAGGCAGCTGATAGTGATGATATCCCACGGCCTCCAGGTACTAAAACAGCTAAAAGAGATGGGAATGGCAATGACAAAAAAAAGTTGAAGTCAGAGGATTTAGAAGAGCTTGAGAAATTCTTAGAAGCCCAAAAAGAAGCTACTAAAAGTCGCACGGATGTCCTTGAGGTTCAAAAACGTATTGCAGCCGATAAACTTGAGTCGTCGAGGCTCATTCTCCTTGCAGCGAAGGAGAACAAGGAGGCAAAAACAAGAGGGAAAATGCTAGAACAGTACGGTAAATTATTGACACAAGATATGGCAGGGATGACCGAGTTTCAGAAAGCTGAGCATGCGATTGCACTTAAATTGATGCGGGAGGAGTTATTCCCCAACGCTCGTCAATAA